CTCCAAGACCTACGCCATGACCGGCTGGCGCATCGGCTGGGGCGCGGGGCCCGCAGCGCTGGTGCAGGCCATGGCGGTGGTGCAGTCGCAGGTGTCCTCCGGGCCGAACGCCGCGGCCCAGGCCGCCGTGGCGGCGGCGCTGACATCGCCCGACCAGAGCTTCGTGGCCGATGCACGGGCCGCCTACGCGCGCCGCGCGCGCCTGGTGGAGCAGGCGCTCCGTGCCGTGCCCGGCCTGTCGCTGCGGCCTCTGGAGGGTTCGTTCTTCGCCTTCGTGCACTGTGGCGCGCTCATCGGCCGGGTGCGGCCCGACGGGCGTGCCATCGGCTCCGATGCCGATCTCGTCGAATGGCTGCTGGAGTCCGAGGCCGTGGCGGCCGTGGACGGCGGGGCCTACGGGCTCTCGCCCTACTTCCGCATCTCCACGGCCGCGGCCGACGACCGGTTGCAGGAAGCCACGCGGCGCATCGCCCGCGCCGTGGCCACACTGCGGCCGGCCGCCGCGCATGCGCCGCGCGAGGAGGTCGCCGCATGAACGACGCCTGGCTCGTTCACGGCGTGGAGGCCCTGAAGGGCCTGGGGCTGAACTATGCGTTCGTGCTCGACGCGGGCGAGCGCAACGCCTTCGTGCGGGGCCTGGGCGTGACCGTGCTCCTGTGCCTATGGACCATTCCGTGCAGCCTGGCCGCGGGCGTGCTGCTGGCCGGCATGATGGCCTCGGGGCGTGCCTGGCTGGCCCGGCCCGCCCGCGCCTTCGTCGAAGTGACGCGCAACACGCCCACGCTGGTGCAGCTGTACTGCGCCTTCCTCGTGCTGAACATGCTGATCACGCAGCAGTTGCGCGACTGGGGCGCAGGGCAGAACCCGTTCACGCCCTTCGTGTGGGTGGTCATCGTGGTCTCGCTGCACAAGGGCGTGTTCCACGCCGAGGCGCTGCGCGCCGGCATCGAGGCCGTGCCCGCCACCACGCTGGAGGCCGCCCGGTCGCTAGGGTTCTCGCGCCGGCAACTGCTCGTGCGCGTGGAGCTGCCGCTGGCCGCGCGCTTCGCTCTGCCTTCGCTCGTGAACAACCTGGTGGACCTGGTCAAGATGACCGCCGTGGCCTCGGCCATCGCCGTGGGCGATGTGACCTATGAGGCCATCATGATCTGGACGCAGCGCGACAACGTGCTGGAGCTGCTGCTCCTGATCCTCGCCTGGTTCGGCCTGCTCACCTGGCTCGTGAGCATGGTAGGGCGCTGGCTCGAACAACGCCTGAGGATGCCCGGCTATGGCCAATGACGCGACGCTGCCCCTGCCCGCGCATCCCGCCAGCGCAGCCTCCATCCGGCGACCCTGGCCCGGCGTGCTGCGCAGCCCCTGGCTGCTGGCCGCGCTGGCCGGCCTGGCCGTGGTGCTCGGCTGGCAGGCCACCGGCACCACGCCCGTGGCCTTCAGGCACCTGTGGCAATGGCTGCCCACGCTATTGCGCGGCATGTGGGTGAACATCGAGATCAGCCTGCTGGCCGTGGCGCTGGGCACCGCGGTGGGGCTGGTGGTGGGTGCGCTCTCGCTCTCGCCGGCCGCGGCGGTGCGCATGGGGATGCGCTGGTACGTGCAGATCTTCCGCAATGCGCCCATCCTGGTGCTCATCTACTTCACCACCTACGTGTTTCCCTTCGAGGTGCGGCTGGCGTCCTGGACCTTCCCCTTTCCCGACGGGGTGAAGGTCGTGCTGGGGCTCGCCCTGCCCACGAGCGCCAACGTGGCCGAGATCTTCCGCGGGGCCATCCAGTCGATTCCGAGCACGCAATGGGAGGCGGCCCAGTCGCTCGCCTTCCGGCGCGCGCAGATCTTCCGCCTGATCGTGCTGCCGCAGTGCCTGCGGCGCATGCTGCCACCGTGGATGAACCTCTATGCCAGCATCACCATGAGCACCTCCCTGGCGTCGCTGGTGGGCGTGCACGATGTGGTGGACACGGCCCAGATCGCCAGCAACACGGTGGCGCGCACGGATTTCACGATCCTGGTCTATTTCACGCTGCTGGCACTGTTCTTCGCTTACTGCTATCCGATTGCCCGCGCCACGCGCGCGCTGGAAAAACGCCATGAACGCCACTGACGCCTTCATTTCTTCCCTGCAGGCCCCGGCGGCGGCCACCGTCCCCCCGCTGGTCCACCTGAAAGACGTGCACCTGTCCTTCGGCGACAACGCGGTGCTCAAGGGCATCGACGTCGAGGTGCACCGCGGCAAGGCCGTCTCCATCATCGGCCCCTCGGGCTCGGGCAAGTCGACCATCCTGCGCTGCATCACCGGCCTGCTCAGGCCGCAGCGCGGCGAGACCGTGGTGGCAGGCACGCGCGTGGACACCCTGCGGACCGAGGCCGAGCTGATCGCACTGCGCAAGCGCGTGGGCTTCGTCTTCCAGCAGTACAACCTGTTCCCCCACCTCACCGTGCTGGAGAACCTCGTCATCGCGCCCACGCGGGTCGCCGGCCGTGGCCGTGCCGAGGCGGCCAGGACGGCCCGTGCGCTGCTCGAGAAGGTGCGCCTGGGCCACAAGGAGGGCGCGTATCCCGGCGAGCTGTCGGGTGGTCAGCAGCAGCGCGTGGCCATTGCGCGGGCCCTGGCCATGCAGCCCGAGCTGATCCTGTTCGACGAGGTGACCTCGGCCCTGGACCCCGAAACCGTGGGCGAGGTGCTCACGGTGATCCGCGATCTGGTGGAGGGCGGCATGACCTGCGTGCTCGTCACGCACGAGATGCGTTTCGCCGAAGAGGTGAGCGACCAGGTGTATTTCACCGAGGCGGGCCGCATCGTCGAACATGGCCCCGCGGCGCAGATCTTCGGCAATCCGCGCAGCGAGCGCACGCGCGAATTCCTGCAGCGCGCGCTCGGCGAAGGCGCCCGCTCCCGGCCCGCCGCCGCCAGCGCACCCCTGCCTTTCAACCAGTTGCGGTTCGCTCTCTGAGCCGCAGGCACACCCCCACGAGGACCACGCCATGAGCACCACCCCCTCCTCCCCGATCGCGGCGCAGCGCCGCCAAGCCATTGACGCCACGCTGGCGGAAGTCCGGCGCCTCATCGAGCCCGGCACGCCCGACCGCGCCACGTTGGCGGCCATCACCGCGCGGCTGGAAGCGCTGGCCGGGAACAAGGCATTGTTCAGCCGCGCCGACTTTCCTCCGCCCGCCGAAACCGAGGGCGTGGGCGCCTCCACGCGCTACCGCCTCAACCCCGAGGGCGGCGACGGCGGACTGGCGCTGTACCTGAACTCCATCAACCCCGGCAAGACCACCGCACCGCACAACCACACCACCTGGGCCGTGATCGTGGCGGTGGAAGGCCAGGAGGTGAACCGCCTGTACGAACGCACGGACGACCGCAGCGACCCGGCGCGGGCGCAGATCCACGTGGCCAGCGAGTTCACCGTGCAGCCGGGCGCCCCCATCGCCTTCCTGCCCGACGACATCCACAGCATCCACGTGGTCGGCACGGAACCCACGCTGCACTTCCACCTGTACGGCCAGCCGCTGGAGACGCTGACGGCCCGCGTGGCCTTCGACCCGGAAACCGGCGAGGTGAAGAACTACAACGCGGCCTACTTCCGCCCCAGCGAGGCCGTGGCATGAGCACCCCGCACCCAGCGTCCTCCCTGGGCGCCGCCACGCGGCTCCTGCATGCCGGCGCACCCGCGCTGCGGGGCGGCTCCGGCCCCGTGAACGTTCCGGTGGTGCGCACCAGCACCGTGCGCTTCGAGAACACCGCGGCCTACGCCGACCACCACCACCGGCGCACCGCCGGAGAGCGCGTGGCCTCCTATGGCCGCCATGGCCTCGACACCCATCGCGCGCTGGAGGACGCCGTCACCGCGCTCGAAGGCGGGCACCGCGCCTTCCTGGCGCCGTCGGGCCTGTCCGCCATCACGCTGGTGCTGGTGGCGCTGCTTTCGCCCGGCGACCACGCGCTGGTGGCCGACAGCGTGTATTCGCCCGTGCGCCGCGTCGATGCCACGCTGCTGCAGCGCCTGGGCATCACGCTCGAATACTTTTCGCCTTCGCGGGACGACTTGGCCGCGAAGATCCGGCCGAACACCCGGCTCGTGTACCTGGAGTCCCCCAGCTCGCTGCTCTACGAGGTGCTGGACCTGCCCGCACTGGCCGCCACGGCGCGCGAGCGCGGCATTCCCGTGGCCGCCGACAACACCTGGAGCGGCGGCTGGTTCTACCAGCCCCTCGCGCTGGGCGCCAACCTGTCGATCCAGGCGGCCACCAAGTACATCGCCGGGCACTCCGACGTGATGCAGGGCATCGTCGTCACCGACTCGCCTGCGCTGTCGGAGAAGATCGGCACTGCCTACGAAGCCTTGGGCCTGACTGTCGGCGCGGACGACGCCTACCTGGCCCTGCGCGGCGTGCGCACGCTGCCCGTGCGCCTCGCGCAGCACCAGCGCCATGCCACGCAGGTGGCCGAGTGGCTGCAAAACCAGCCCCAGGTCGGCCGCGTGTTCTATCCGGCGCTGCAGTCAGACCCGGGCCACGCGCTCTGGAAGCGCGATTTCAGCGGTGCGAGCGGACTCGTGTCGTTCGCGTTCGAAGACGGCGCGGATGCACGCACCGCCAACGCCTTCATCGACGCGCTGCGCTTCTTCGGCATCGGTGCGTCATGGGGCGGCTACGAAAGCCTGGCGCTGGTGGCATCGCCTGACCGCCTGCGCGAGCACAGCGCCTGGCGGGGCACGCAGCCCGTGGTGCGCCTGCATGTCGGCCTGGAAGACCCCGATGACCTGATCGCCGACCTGGACCAGGCCTTTGCCCGCGTGGCTTCACGCGGCCGGCTGGCCGCGGCTTGAGGAAAGGCGTGGCGGCCGGGGGCCCAGCCCCCCGGCCTGGAGCCGCAGGCCGGCCGAGGCCGGGGACCTGCGAAACCATGAAATGGTGAGCCGGTCGGGCAGGCGCTGCAGACGCAGATGGCCGATCCCGCCCTCTTCGAATCCGGTTCAGCCAGCGGGAGCCGCCTCCGGCTGCAGCAGCCGGATGCCTGTCGCGCCCTCACGCTCCAGTTGGGCCACCAGTCCCAGTTCCCAGTCCAGGTATTCCTGGAATCCGGCATCGCGCAGCCGCCGGTCGCTGTGTGCGTAGGGGCTGTACCAGTGGTCGTCGTCGCCGGTCAGCACGCCCTCGGCGCCGTGCGCCAACGGCAGGCCGCCCGCGGCCCAGGCGCTGGAGCCGCCAGCGATGGCCCGCACATCGCGCCCTGTGCGCGCCGCCAGCTCGGCCGCCACGCTGCGCGCCAGCACGCCGTCGGGCGAGGTGAGCAGCACGGTGCTCGCGGCCGGCAGGTCTGCCACGAACGCGGCCAGGCGGTCGGGCACGGCGAAGCGCGCACCGTCGATGTGCTGGCGCTCGAACGCGGCACGGCGGTCCACGTCGAAGACCACGGCGTTGCCCTCCTGCAAAAGGGTCGAAGCCTGCTGCGGCGACACGGCCGGGGCCGGCGCGTGCGATGCCAGCACGCGCAACGGCTCCGGGCCCGCAACCAGTGCCGGCAGCGCGGGCGGCGTGAACACATAGACCTCGTAGCCTCCGAGCTGGGCGAGCCAGGCACCGGTGGTGAGCGCACGCACGCCATCCCAATCGGCCAGCACGATGCGGGCGCCTCGCGTGCCGGCGTATTCATCGGTAGCCTGCACGAGCTGGCCCCCGGGGGCCCAGCGCCAGCCCTCCAGATGGCCGGCCAGGTATTCGCCCTGCGTGCGCACGTCGAAGCGGTAGAGCGTGCGCTCCTGCGTTTCGGCCTCGAAGCGGGCCAGCCCGGCCGCGTCGATGCGCTGCACCCCGGCGCGGCGGGCCACGCACGCCGCGCGTTCGCGTGCCGCGGCGAGCGTGCCGGCCGAAGGCTCGGGCAGCGGCGTGGCGCGGCCGTGCGCCAGCGTCCGGCCCGTCAGCAACCAGTCCATGGTGCCGTTGCGCAGCGAGGCCACGCGGTTGGGAATGCCGGCATCGATGAGCGTCTGCGCGCCGACGATGCTGCGCGTGCGGCCTGCGCAGTTGACCACCACGAAAGTGTCCGGGTCGGGCGCGATCTCGCCGATGCGGTAGACCAGCTCCGCACCCGGCAGGCTGTGCGCGAACGGCAGGCTGAACGCCGCGAATTCCTCGGGGGTGCGGCTGTCGACCACCACGATGTTGTCGCCGCGCCCGACGCGGTCGTGCAGCTCCTGCGAGGTGATCCAGGGCGTGTGCTTCTCGTGCTCGATGACCTCGCCGAACGCCTTGCTCGGCACGTTGGTGCCGCTGAAGACCTCGTAGCCCGCAGCGGCCCAGCCGTCGGTGCCGCCCGCCAGCACCGACACGTTGCGCCAGCCCAGCCGCACCAGCTTGGCGGCGGCCTCGTGCGCGATCGTTTCGTCGCCGTCCACCAGCACGGTGCGCGTGCCGCGGCGCGGCACCAGCCGGTCGATGAGCAGTTCCAGCCGCCATGCCGGAGCGGATGCGGCGAACAGGAGGTGGCGGTGTGCGAACACACCGGTCTCGCGCACGTCGAGCACGGCGATCTCTTCGCCGTCGGCCAGCGCGGCCTTCAGCGCCTGCGGCGTGGTGAGCGGATGGCGGATGGATTTCGGCGGCGCGAAGGTGCGGTAGGTGCCGCCCGCGAGGCCCTCGAACACCACGCGTTCGGGCATGCGCTCCAGGCCGCGGCCGTAGAAGTGCAGGTGCAGGCCCGGCTCGTCGCCCACCAATTCGATGGTGTGCACGTCGGTGGGCGACAACTGCACCGACACGCCGGGCACCACGTCCACCGTGCGCTCGGCAGAGAGCGTGTCGCGCAGCGGGTCGGTCGTCGTGCCGCGCCGGTAGAGGACGTTGCGCTCGTTGCCGCGGATGCCGGCGATCAACGCCCAGGTGGTGTGGTCGTGGGGGGGCTGGGCCTTTCCCGGCAGGCCGGCCGAAACGTAGAGCGCATAGCGGCCGTCCGGCTCTTCGCTCAGTCGGTACACCTGCGCGGGATGGTCTGCCGAAACCGGGAAGTGCTCCGGAGGGAACAGCTCGCGCTGCAGCCCCAGCGCCTCCAGGGCCTGCGCCACGCCGCGCAGTTGCCCGGGTGTGGCGCTTTCCGGATCGGGCACGAGGCGGCGGGCGGTGGCAAGGAATGCGGCGACGGCCGAGGCGCGGCGGCTGGCGGGATCGCTGCCCGAGAAATCGAGGGAGACGTGGGTCTGGGTCATGGCGGTGCGGGGCCGGACAGGCAGGGGGAGGTAAGAAACCCACGGTACGGGCCCGGCGGCCCTGCGGCAACGACCGAATCCGTCTATGGATATGCACCGGCCTCGCGCCGCGCCGCAGCAGTGCATGCGCGCATCGATGACCGATATGCGCCTTTCTTCGTTCACGCAGCGGGCCTGCCTGCCTAGATTGGCACACCTCCTCCACCCGCACCCGCCTGCCATGACCGCGACCGACAAAAGCCGCCTGACGCGCCTCCTGACCTTCCTCCTGGCGCTGGGGGTCCTGGCCGCCACCACGCTGCATTCGGCCGCGCTGCAGGCCGCGCCGGACGCCGCGGCGGCCTTTCCGTCCAGGCCCGTGCGCATCGTCGTGCCGGTGGCCGCGGGCGGCAGCGCCGACAAGCTCACGCGCACGCTGGCCGACAGGCTCTCCGCGCTCTGGGGCCAGAGCGTGGTGGTGGAGAACGTGGCCGGCGCGAGCGGCACCATCGGCGCGGGCCGCGTCGCCAAGGCGGCGCCGGACGGCTACACGCTGCTGCAGCAGGGCGAGGGCATCACGCTCAACGGCATCCTTTTCCGCGACCTGCCCTACGACACGCACAAGAGCTTCACGCCCATCATCAAGGCCGTGGTGAACCCGCAGATCCTGGTGGTGCACCCGGGCACCGGCATCAGCAGCCTGGGCGAGTACGTGACGCGCGCCAGGGCGCAGCCCGAGAGCATCAGCCTGGGGCTGCCGGGCAACGGCGGCATTGCCCATGTCGCGCACGAGATCCTGTCGCAGGAGACGGGCGCCAAAGTCAACTACATCCCCTACCCGGGCGGCGGTCCAGCCACGCTCGACGTGCTGGCGGGCCACACCAACGCAACCCTCATCACCCTGGCCGCCGTGACCGAGCCGGCAAGCTGCGCGCCCTGGCCGTGACCACGTCCTACCGCTCTCCCGCGCTGCCCGGCGTGCCCACCGTGGCCGAGGCCGGCGGCCCTGCCGGCTTCTCGGTGGAAAGCTGGCAGGGTTACTTCGCGCCGGCCGGCACGCCGCCGGCCATCGTGGAGAAGATCAACCGCGACATCGGCGCGGTGCTGCAGTCGCCCGAGGTGCGCGCGCAACTGGAAGCGCAGGGTTTCAAGGTGGCCGGGGGCACGCCACAGGCGCTGGCCGAGAGCCTGCAGGCCGAACAGCCGCGCTACGCCAAGGCGATCAAGACCGCCGGGCTGACGCTGCGCTGAAAGAAGACCTGCGGACGCGGGCCACTCCGTCCCAGGCCGCACAGGCCTCGCGCTGCAGGGCTTCTGCAGACTGCCGGGGCAGGCACGCTCAGGCCGGTACGGGCCCTGCCCCCTCCCCACACAGCCGCTCGGCCAGGAAGTCAATGAAGCTGCGCAGCTTGGGCGGCATGTGCCGCCGGCTGGCATACACGGCGAAGAGCGTGCCCGCGAAGCGGGTCTCGCCCGGCAACGGCACCAGCCGCCCCGCAGCCAGGTCGTCCTCGACCAGCCAGTCCGGCAGGAAGGCCGCGCCCATGCCGGCCACCACCGCGTGGTAGCTGAGCGTGGTGTCGCTGGATTTCATCACCGTGTCGATGCGCCGCTGCACGCTGTCCTGCAGCATCTTCGCGAAGCGGTCGGACGGCAGGTAGTTGGGCATCACCACCGGCACCGGGAGAAAGCCGGAGGCTGGATCCTCGCCCGCAGGCGCAGGCACGCCCGGGGCGGCGACGAGATGGAACGCCACCGGGCACAGGGGGCGTGCGATCAACTGCGGCGCGGGCTCGGCCGTCATTCGGAGCGCCACGTCGAACCCCTCCGACACGATGTCGACCATGCGGTTGTCGAGGTGCAGATCCAGCCGCACTTCAGGGAACGCCTGTCGATAGGCCGCGAGCAGCCGGGCGAAGCGCGGCGTGGCGCACCAGACCGGCGCGCTGATCCGCAGCTCGCCGCGCGGCCGGTCCTGCCCCAGGCCCACCGATGCCGCGGCCGAATCGAGCAGTTCCAGGGCCTGCCGGCCCTGCGCATAGAACGCGGTGCCGGCCTCCGTCAGGCTCATGCTGCGGCTGGTGCGATGGAGCAGCCGGGCACCCAGCGTGCGCTCCAGCCGTGCGATGTGCTTGCTCACCATGGGTGGCGCCATGCCCAGCCGGTCTGCCGCCGCGCTGAAGCTGCCGGCTTCGACGATGGCCTGGAACACGCGCACCCCGGTCAACTCCAGCTCGGAAGGCTCCATGGTTGCCTCAAAAGGAAACGATGCCATCACTTTAGCGCCATCGATTTCTTTCTGAGGAAATCCTAATCTGGCAACCGTCGCCACACGCCGTGGCTTTCCTCCAAGGAACCTCCAGCCATGACCTCCGCTTCCTACGGCACCCCTATCTCCTCGCGCCCGGCCGGCAAAACCCTGCGCGTCGCGCTGTGGACCGCGCAGTGCCTCGTGGCCCTGGCGTTCTGCGCTTCCGGCGCCATGAAGCTCACCACGCCCATCCCTGAACTGAGCGCGATGATGCCGTGGGCGGGGCAGTACCCCGTGGCCTTCGTGCGGACCATCGGGCTGATCGATCTGGCCGGCGGCCTCGGCATCCTGCTGCCCGCGCTGTCGCGCATCCT
The DNA window shown above is from Acidovorax sp. NCPPB 4044 and carries:
- a CDS encoding cysteine dioxygenase family protein, which encodes MSTTPSSPIAAQRRQAIDATLAEVRRLIEPGTPDRATLAAITARLEALAGNKALFSRADFPPPAETEGVGASTRYRLNPEGGDGGLALYLNSINPGKTTAPHNHTTWAVIVAVEGQEVNRLYERTDDRSDPARAQIHVASEFTVQPGAPIAFLPDDIHSIHVVGTEPTLHFHLYGQPLETLTARVAFDPETGEVKNYNAAYFRPSEAVA
- a CDS encoding amino acid ABC transporter permease, which encodes MANDATLPLPAHPASAASIRRPWPGVLRSPWLLAALAGLAVVLGWQATGTTPVAFRHLWQWLPTLLRGMWVNIEISLLAVALGTAVGLVVGALSLSPAAAVRMGMRWYVQIFRNAPILVLIYFTTYVFPFEVRLASWTFPFPDGVKVVLGLALPTSANVAEIFRGAIQSIPSTQWEAAQSLAFRRAQIFRLIVLPQCLRRMLPPWMNLYASITMSTSLASLVGVHDVVDTAQIASNTVARTDFTILVYFTLLALFFAYCYPIARATRALEKRHERH
- a CDS encoding amino acid ABC transporter ATP-binding protein, giving the protein MNATDAFISSLQAPAAATVPPLVHLKDVHLSFGDNAVLKGIDVEVHRGKAVSIIGPSGSGKSTILRCITGLLRPQRGETVVAGTRVDTLRTEAELIALRKRVGFVFQQYNLFPHLTVLENLVIAPTRVAGRGRAEAARTARALLEKVRLGHKEGAYPGELSGGQQQRVAIARALAMQPELILFDEVTSALDPETVGEVLTVIRDLVEGGMTCVLVTHEMRFAEEVSDQVYFTEAGRIVEHGPAAQIFGNPRSERTREFLQRALGEGARSRPAAASAPLPFNQLRFAL
- a CDS encoding LysR family transcriptional regulator, with translation MEPSELELTGVRVFQAIVEAGSFSAAADRLGMAPPMVSKHIARLERTLGARLLHRTSRSMSLTEAGTAFYAQGRQALELLDSAAASVGLGQDRPRGELRISAPVWCATPRFARLLAAYRQAFPEVRLDLHLDNRMVDIVSEGFDVALRMTAEPAPQLIARPLCPVAFHLVAAPGVPAPAGEDPASGFLPVPVVMPNYLPSDRFAKMLQDSVQRRIDTVMKSSDTTLSYHAVVAGMGAAFLPDWLVEDDLAAGRLVPLPGETRFAGTLFAVYASRRHMPPKLRSFIDFLAERLCGEGAGPVPA
- a CDS encoding DoxX family protein, which translates into the protein MTSASYGTPISSRPAGKTLRVALWTAQCLVALAFCASGAMKLTTPIPELSAMMPWAGQYPVAFVRTIGLIDLAGGLGILLPALSRILPRLTVWAALGCTVLQLFAIAFHLGRGEAMVLPLNFVLLPLCAFVLWGRARRAPIRARGG
- a CDS encoding rhodanese-like domain-containing protein codes for the protein MTQTHVSLDFSGSDPASRRASAVAAFLATARRLVPDPESATPGQLRGVAQALEALGLQRELFPPEHFPVSADHPAQVYRLSEEPDGRYALYVSAGLPGKAQPPHDHTTWALIAGIRGNERNVLYRRGTTTDPLRDTLSAERTVDVVPGVSVQLSPTDVHTIELVGDEPGLHLHFYGRGLERMPERVVFEGLAGGTYRTFAPPKSIRHPLTTPQALKAALADGEEIAVLDVRETGVFAHRHLLFAASAPAWRLELLIDRLVPRRGTRTVLVDGDETIAHEAAAKLVRLGWRNVSVLAGGTDGWAAAGYEVFSGTNVPSKAFGEVIEHEKHTPWITSQELHDRVGRGDNIVVVDSRTPEEFAAFSLPFAHSLPGAELVYRIGEIAPDPDTFVVVNCAGRTRSIVGAQTLIDAGIPNRVASLRNGTMDWLLTGRTLAHGRATPLPEPSAGTLAAARERAACVARRAGVQRIDAAGLARFEAETQERTLYRFDVRTQGEYLAGHLEGWRWAPGGQLVQATDEYAGTRGARIVLADWDGVRALTTGAWLAQLGGYEVYVFTPPALPALVAGPEPLRVLASHAPAPAVSPQQASTLLQEGNAVVFDVDRRAAFERQHIDGARFAVPDRLAAFVADLPAASTVLLTSPDGVLARSVAAELAARTGRDVRAIAGGSSAWAAGGLPLAHGAEGVLTGDDDHWYSPYAHSDRRLRDAGFQEYLDWELGLVAQLEREGATGIRLLQPEAAPAG
- the metC gene encoding cystathionine beta-lyase, which encodes MSTPHPASSLGAATRLLHAGAPALRGGSGPVNVPVVRTSTVRFENTAAYADHHHRRTAGERVASYGRHGLDTHRALEDAVTALEGGHRAFLAPSGLSAITLVLVALLSPGDHALVADSVYSPVRRVDATLLQRLGITLEYFSPSRDDLAAKIRPNTRLVYLESPSSLLYEVLDLPALAATARERGIPVAADNTWSGGWFYQPLALGANLSIQAATKYIAGHSDVMQGIVVTDSPALSEKIGTAYEALGLTVGADDAYLALRGVRTLPVRLAQHQRHATQVAEWLQNQPQVGRVFYPALQSDPGHALWKRDFSGASGLVSFAFEDGADARTANAFIDALRFFGIGASWGGYESLALVASPDRLREHSAWRGTQPVVRLHVGLEDPDDLIADLDQAFARVASRGRLAAA
- a CDS encoding amino acid ABC transporter permease, with product MNDAWLVHGVEALKGLGLNYAFVLDAGERNAFVRGLGVTVLLCLWTIPCSLAAGVLLAGMMASGRAWLARPARAFVEVTRNTPTLVQLYCAFLVLNMLITQQLRDWGAGQNPFTPFVWVVIVVSLHKGVFHAEALRAGIEAVPATTLEAARSLGFSRRQLLVRVELPLAARFALPSLVNNLVDLVKMTAVASAIAVGDVTYEAIMIWTQRDNVLELLLLILAWFGLLTWLVSMVGRWLEQRLRMPGYGQ